The following is a genomic window from Sphingobacterium spiritivorum.
GTAAGGAAAATCCTTCCAGAAGTGCCAACAGTCGTAGCCGGCCTGTAGTTGTTGTAAAATACTTTTTCATAGTTAAAATGTTCTCAAATAAGGTCTGTTTGATAAGGGTGAAAATGGCCAGGGAATGGCGATAAAGATGATTATTAAGGCAATCGAAAAATAGATCAGCATAGTTCTGAATTTCTCTTTATCCGTATTTTTTCTTTTCGCCAGTGCAGATCCCAGAGTCAGCGTAATAATGGCCAGCAACATCAGTATAAAATGAATAATACTGTAAAAGGTCAGATCTGCTTGTTGTATGGCTTTCTTTACGTCAGACCAGAAATATTTCACAACCGGACTTTTGATATACAGTAACATGCCGATCATGAGCTGAATATGTGCAATCGTTGCTGTCCAGTGTCGCACAGCATTGTCCGTGTTTGAGAATATCCTGTTTTTGATATAACCTGTGTACGATCTGTAAACAGCATAAATTACAAAGGCCAATACAAGCCATCTTACCAGCGAATGGAGAATTAAGAGTGTGGAATACATATTACGTTGTGCTAGTTTTTACGGTCAGTAAATCGTTTCCGGACAGAGGGTGCTGTGCTAAGTATAGTGGCTGGTAAACCAGAAAGGGTAAACTCCGAAGTGATGTATAGATGTGTTTCCATATTTTTTATTTTATTGATATTCAAATTTTTTGAATTAAAACATACCAATCAGTATGTTTTAATTCAAAAAAATTTATTTCAAGCTGTTCAGGTAATTTTTAAGCTCATTTAAATAAGGTATATATACTTTTTTACTGTTTTCCAGTTTTCCGAAATTTCGTATTCCCCAATATCCCGACATGATGAACAGTGTTACCTGTTGCGCATTTACATCATTACGCACAGATCCGTTTTGCTGTCCCTTTTCTATAACAGCAGTCATGATGTTAACCCATTGTCTGCTGATATCATTAAGTGCTTTACTGAAATCAACATTCCACGGTGCCATTTCCTGTGTAAAATTTGCTGCCGGACAGCCATATTCAACCTTTAGAAAATCATTCTCCATCAGTAGATGATACATCAGTTGGTAAATAGCTTCCAGAGGATTTTCGGCGTGCTGCAGGGGTTCAATAAAACTTTTTATAAGGACAGGTTTCATTAGCTCATTGATGATTGCAACACCCATTTCATCTTTATTTTTAAAATGATAATAGAATGCTCCTTTTGTCACCTGCGTAGTAGCGAGTATATCATCTACGCTAGTCGTTTGATATCCCTTCGTATAGATGAGCTCAAATGCTTTTTGTAATATAGTAAGCCGGGTTGTTTCTGCCTTTTTCATATCTTATTCTATACCTATTTATCACATACAACAAAATGATGTCTGAATACCTGTATTTGATAAATCTGAAACAAAGATAATAAAAAACATACTATCCAGTATGTTTTTTTGTTTATCTTTTGTCATTTACATATGCCAAAGCCGGCCGGCATCAGTGTCCGTAAAAGAAAGCGGGAATAATTTTTCGAAAGTGTTCATTTATACTGTTTCCTTTCCCGATCAATTGATTATATTTAGGTAATCAATTGATCACACAACTATACACAGCTATTTCCCCAAATAGACTTTAATTCAGCATACTATGTCCAGATTATCAATGCAAACTGACGGCAGTTTGTCTAATTTTTCGGATGGTATATTAGATATAAGATTATTTAGTTTCTTAAATACCACCTTTCATCACCATCAACTGAATCAGTTGATATCTCCGGCGAATGGGGTACTGTACCTCCATACTGAAGGAGACACATTGTACATTCCAGATAAGTATTACGCCTGGATTCCTTCAGGTATGATATATAAATTAATTTCGAAATCGGAACAGATCAAACTGACAACTTTGTTTTTAAAACCGGAGAAGAATGAAATTCAATCTGATTTTTTCAATACTTTGGGAGTATACGCTCCTAATACCTTAATAGAAGAGTTACTGCAATTTGGATTTCGTCACTGGCAGGAGACAAAACATGCAGGACTCAAAGAATCCTGTATGGCTGCCCTTAAACGTATACTTCCGGTGGTTCTTTCTACTCCATTAAAACTCTTTGTCCCCGCTCCGGAATCGGAAGTTTTAATGGAAATCATAACTTATATCCAGAAGCACCTGAACAGTCCTTCTGATTTTCAGCAGCTTGCACAAAGATTCAATCTTTCCGAACGGACTTTATCACGATGGTTTAAAAAAGAAACAGGCAGCACCATATTTCAATTTGTCAAATCCGTCAGAGTGCAGAAAGCTCTTGAACTCATAGAAAGCAGCAATATGGAGATCGTCGAAATCACGCATGCGGTAGGATACAATAGTCTTTCTGCCTTTAGTACTGTATTCAAAG
Proteins encoded in this region:
- a CDS encoding TetR/AcrR family transcriptional regulator, translating into MKKAETTRLTILQKAFELIYTKGYQTTSVDDILATTQVTKGAFYYHFKNKDEMGVAIINELMKPVLIKSFIEPLQHAENPLEAIYQLMYHLLMENDFLKVEYGCPAANFTQEMAPWNVDFSKALNDISRQWVNIMTAVIEKGQQNGSVRNDVNAQQVTLFIMSGYWGIRNFGKLENSKKVYIPYLNELKNYLNSLK
- a CDS encoding helix-turn-helix domain-containing protein, whose amino-acid sequence is MSRLSMQTDGSLSNFSDGILDIRLFSFLNTTFHHHQLNQLISPANGVLYLHTEGDTLYIPDKYYAWIPSGMIYKLISKSEQIKLTTLFLKPEKNEIQSDFFNTLGVYAPNTLIEELLQFGFRHWQETKHAGLKESCMAALKRILPVVLSTPLKLFVPAPESEVLMEIITYIQKHLNSPSDFQQLAQRFNLSERTLSRWFKKETGSTIFQFVKSVRVQKALELIESSNMEIVEITHAVGYNSLSAFSTVFKEFMGESPQEYKKRFHKEK